One part of the Odontesthes bonariensis isolate fOdoBon6 chromosome 13, fOdoBon6.hap1, whole genome shotgun sequence genome encodes these proteins:
- the LOC142397758 gene encoding protocadherin beta-15-like codes for MSILHLFIKPCLITDHRLDLKCLVHFLFFTLIFGPSFGEVRYILPEEMQRGSVIGNLAQDLGLEVAGLDARRARVVAEGTSQLCELDTSSGNLLISQRIDREELCVQVSVCILQFQLLLEDPLQAFSLVLDIADINDNSPVFAAREIKLDLVESTVLGRRFPLESAHDPDLGTNSVREYKLSQNDHFSLEMSTQINGNAYPELVLKKPLDREAKAEHVLKISGIDGGNPVRSGTASIYINVLDANDNVPVFGQRVYKTSLPENSPIGTVITSLNATDFDEGVYGEITYSFSHLSDKMGGVIKINPQSGEVRVAGVIDYEEASSHELDVQAKDGGGQASHCKLIIDVVDVNDNKPVIEIKSVSANVAEDSKPGTMVALINIYDLDTSSSGRVTCSILDNVPFKLVSEVKNYYMLVTDGILDREVQREYNITIVATDAGSPQLSSVKMISIVVNDVNDNPPTFTQIEYNANILENQPVGTFVMKVTAQDIDDGSNAKIVYHVTKDTNLELLSFLTINTDTGELFTSRQFDYEQSVHFKIKVTARDGGEPPHSTTCAINVFIKDENDNAPVVLYPVQTSGYIAEDMVPIEAPRGYLVTKVVAVDADSGHNAWLSYRIIEATQSNLFMADLHTGEIRTLRTFMENDEPKQTLVVLVTDNGRESLSATATVSIMLGDGLPILSELFEFKDESQDRDNLTLYLIIALSTVSFLLILLISGVFYFKHCRRGYVYRSTTASLPVFPTTYCPSGFTDFSHCGTLLKDDRYDPFLTTGSWRGDFRFGSNTDTDTLKKRSAVYQKNTLRRLSSDRATLKVMAGPPHPCYVVK; via the coding sequence ATGTCgatattacatttatttatcaaaCCATGTTTGATAACAGACCATCGGTTAGACTTAAAGTGTTTggtgcattttttattttttactctgaTTTTTGGCCCTTCATTTGGAGAAGTGCGATATATTCTTCCAGAGGAGATGCAGAGGGGTTCAGTTATCGGGAATCTTGCGCAGGATTTAGGGCTGGAGGTGGCGGGGCTCGATGCTCGTCGAGCCCGAGTTGTTGCCGAAGGAACCAGTCAGCTTTGCGAACTGGACACCTCTTCGGGGAATCTTTTGATCAGCCAACGGATAGACCGCGAGGAACTGTGTGTGCAAGTTTCCGTTTGCATCCTACAGTTTCAGCTTTTACTTGAGGATCCACTTCAAGCATTCAGCTTAGTTTTGGACATTGCAGATATAAACGACAACAGTCCAGTGTTTGCTGCACGGGAGATAAAATTAGATTTAGTGGAATCTACAGTTCTGGGGAGACGCTTTCCATTAGAGAGCGCGCATGACCCCGATCTGGGCACGAACTCTGTACGGGAATATAAACTGAGCCAGAATGATCATTTTTCTCTTGAAATGAGCACGCAAATAAATGGAAATGCGTATCCGGAGCTCGTTCTTAAAAAGCCCTTGGATCGAGAAGCAAAAGCTGAACATGtactgaaaatcagtggaaTTGACGGGGGGAATCCAGTCAGATCAGGAACTGCCTCTATCTACATAAACGTTTTGGACGCCAATGATAATGTCCCAGTTTTTGGTCAACGAGTTTACAAAACCTCTTTGCCAGAGAACTCACCCATCGGGACTGTTATAACAAGCCTGAATGCTACAGACTTTGACGAAGGTGTCTATGGAGAGATAACATACTCTTTCAGTCACCTGTCAGACAAGATGGGGGGAGTTATTAAAATCAACCCTCAGAGTGGAGAAGTTCGGGTGGCAGGTGTTATTGACTATGAAGAGGCCAGCTCGCACGAGCTGGATGTTCAGGCTAAAGACGGTGGTGGTCAAGCATCTCATTGTAAACTCATTATTGATGTAGTTGATGTGAACGATAATAAACCTGTGATAGAAATAAAGTCAGTCTCTGCTAACGTGGCTGAAGACTCCAAACCAGGAACTATGGTTGCTCTGATTAATATCTATGACCTGGACACCAGCAGCAGTGGACGAGTCACTTGTTCAATCTTAGACAATGTTCCATTTAAATTAGTATCAGAGGTAAAAAACTACTACATGTTAGTTACTGATGGAATACTAGATAGAGAAGTCCAACGGGAGTATAACATTACAATTGTTGCCACTGACGCAGGCTCTCCTCAACTCTCTAGTGTAAAAATGATATCAATCGTAGTTAATGATGTAAATGATAACCCACCGACCTTTACCCAGATTGAGTACAATGCTAACATTTTGGAGAACCAACCAGTTGGCACATTTGTCATGAAAGTCACAGCACAGGATATTGATGACGGATCTAATGCTAAGATAGTGTATCACGTAACAAAGGACACAAACTTAGAATTGCTGTCTTTCCTCACCATAAACACAGATACAGGGGAGCTTTTTACGTCGCGCCAATTTGATTACGAACAGTCAGTTCACTTCAAAATTAAGGTGACAGCTCGAGATGGAGGAGAGCCTCCACATTCCACCACCTGTGCtataaatgtttttattaagGACGAAAATGACAACGCACCTGTTGTACTATATCCTGTCCAGACTTCCGGGTATATTGCAGAGGATATGGTGCCAATTGAAGCTCCCAGAGGTTACCTAGTTACTAAGGTGGTTGCTGTGGACGCAGACTCTGGCCATAACGCCTGGCTGTCCTACAGAATAATTGAAGCTACGCAGTCCAACCTGTTTATGGCAGATCTGCATACAGGAGAAATCAGAACTCTGCGAACATTTATGGAGAACGATGAACCTAAACAAACTCTTGTCGTTTTGGTAACTGATAACGGGCGTGAATCTCTCTCGGCCACAGCCACAGTCAGCATAATGCTTGGTGATGGGCTGCCTATTTTAAGCGAACTTTTTGAGTTTAAAGATGAGTCACAGGATAGAGATAACTTAACGCTTTATCTAATCATCGCTCTGTCAACCGTCTCCTTTCTTCTCATCCTGTTAATCAGTGGagtgttttattttaaacattgcCGGCGTGGTTATGTTTATCGTTCAACCACAGCTAGTCTACCAGTTTTCCCTACAACATACTGCCCTTCTGGTTTTACAGATTTTAGCCATTGTGGGACTTTGCTGAAAGATGATAGATATGACCCTTTCTTGACCACTGGCTCGTGGAGAGGTGACTTTCGTTTTGGATCAAATACAGATACTGACACACTTAAGAAAAGAAGTGCAGTGTATCAAAAAAACACACTGAGGCGTCTCAGTAGTGACAGAGCCACtctgaaggtgatggcaggtcCACCGCATCCTTGTTATGTGGTCAAATGA